The proteins below are encoded in one region of Rhododendron vialii isolate Sample 1 chromosome 7a, ASM3025357v1:
- the LOC131333401 gene encoding E3 ubiquitin protein ligase DRIP2-like isoform X2 — translation MTSQVVKVRREILAECMTCPLCNKLLREATTISLCLHTFCRKCIYEKFSDDDVDSCPVCDINLGCVPVEKLRPDHNLQDIRAKIFPFKRKVRTPEVTPSISLPVKRKERSLSSLVVSTPKVSIKTGLTARRTKSVARKSAPIRASSFVVGESIKKEELPTEICHESSCSPETLNKVRDKNQSSSPTKSFPHQLPNKDKEKDVGVWKGNVDQWKPLNCLVEAANRTKSSKHNLQYSAPVNALDSAVHVPNSAIHVPKIKIKEHKHKSKLKDDQSKILSLLGLVKRRRLAAVDQKNTVGRSSASAQAMLNVHGGKKNRRNCPIWFSLVASEDQEGDIPLPQISACYLRIKNGNLPVSFIQKYLVKKLDLTGEAEVEILCHGQPVLPTLQLQSLADLWLQMASTSKERVPAYVGSSAKDFVMALSYSRRVLPH, via the exons atgacGAGTCAGGTAGTGAAAGTACGGAGGGAGATACTGGCGGAATGCATGACGTGCCCTCTTTGTAACAAGCTGTTGAGAGAAGCTACTACCATCTCTCTATGCCTTCATACGT TTTGCAGGAAGTGTATATATGAGAAGTTTTCAGATGATGACGTCGATTCATGTCCTGTTTGTGACATCAATTTGGGCTGTGTTCCAGTGGAGAAactcag GCCAGACCACAATTTGCAAGATATAAGGGCCAAAATCTTCCCTTTCAAAAGAAAGGTCAGAACACCCGAGGTTACTCCTTCAATTTCACTTCCGGTTAAAAGGAAGGAAAGATCTTTATCATCATTGGTTGTCAGTACTCCAAAAGTGTCAATTAAGACTGGATTGACTGCTCGGAGAACCAAGTCTGTTGCTAGAAAGAGTGCTCCTATTCGAGCTTCCAGTTTTGTAGTTGGGGAATCTATTAAGAAAGAAGAACTTCCCACAGAAATTTGCCATGAGAGCTCATGCTCACCTGAGACCCTTAACAAGGTTAGAGATAAGAACCAG AGTTCTTCCCCAACCAAGTCTTTCCCTCACCAGTTGCCTAATAAAGACAAGGAGAAGGATGTGGGGGTGTGGAAAGGAAATGTTGATCAGTGGAAACCCTTGAATTGTCTTGTTGAAGCTGCCAACAGGACGAAGTCCTCTAAACATAATCTACAATACTCAGCACCTGTCAATGCTCTTGATAGTGCAGTACATGTACCTAATAGTGCAATACATGTACCTAAAATCAAGATTAAGGAACATAAACACAAATCGAAACTCAAAGATGACCAGAGTAAAATATTATCACTACTGGGGCTGGTCAAAAGAAGAAGGTTGGCTGCAGTAGATCAGAAAAATACAGTTGGCAGGTCGTCTGCCTCAGCACAGGCTATGCTTAATGTGCATGGAGGTAAAAAGAACAGAAGAAACTGTCCTATTTGGTTCTCATTGGTTGCCTCAGAAGATCA GGAAGGAGACATTCCCTTGCCGCAGATATCTGCATGTTACTTGAGGATAAA GAATGGTAATTTGCCCGTCTCATTTATCCAGAAGTACCTTGTAAAGAAACTTGATCTTACAGGTGAAGCCGAG GTGGAGATATTGTGCCACGGTCAGCCGGTGCTTCCAACATTGCAGTTACAGAGCTTAGCAGATTTGTGGTTGCAGATGGCTTCAACTTCGAAAGAAAGAGTACCAGCATATGTGGGCAGCTCGGCCAAGGACTTTGTGATGGCTTTATCCTACTCTCGAAGGGTCCTGCCCCACTAG
- the LOC131333401 gene encoding E3 ubiquitin protein ligase DRIP2-like isoform X1, whose product MTSQVVKVRREILAECMTCPLCNKLLREATTISLCLHTFCRKCIYEKFSDDDVDSCPVCDINLGCVPVEKLRPDHNLQDIRAKIFPFKRKVRTPEVTPSISLPVKRKERSLSSLVVSTPKVSIKTGLTARRTKSVARKSAPIRASSFVVGESIKKEELPTEICHESSCSPETLNKSSSPTKSFPHQLPNKDKEKDVGVWKGNVDQWKPLNCLVEAANRTKSSKHNLQYSAPVNALDSAVHVPNSAIHVPKIKIKEHKHKSKLKDDQSKILSLLGLVKRRRLAAVDQKNTVGRSSASAQAMLNVHGGKKNRRNCPIWFSLVASEDQEGDIPLPQISACYLRIKNGNLPVSFIQKYLVKKLDLTGEAEVEILCHGQPVLPTLQLQSLADLWLQMASTSKERVPAYVGSSAKDFVMALSYSRRVLPH is encoded by the exons atgacGAGTCAGGTAGTGAAAGTACGGAGGGAGATACTGGCGGAATGCATGACGTGCCCTCTTTGTAACAAGCTGTTGAGAGAAGCTACTACCATCTCTCTATGCCTTCATACGT TTTGCAGGAAGTGTATATATGAGAAGTTTTCAGATGATGACGTCGATTCATGTCCTGTTTGTGACATCAATTTGGGCTGTGTTCCAGTGGAGAAactcag GCCAGACCACAATTTGCAAGATATAAGGGCCAAAATCTTCCCTTTCAAAAGAAAGGTCAGAACACCCGAGGTTACTCCTTCAATTTCACTTCCGGTTAAAAGGAAGGAAAGATCTTTATCATCATTGGTTGTCAGTACTCCAAAAGTGTCAATTAAGACTGGATTGACTGCTCGGAGAACCAAGTCTGTTGCTAGAAAGAGTGCTCCTATTCGAGCTTCCAGTTTTGTAGTTGGGGAATCTATTAAGAAAGAAGAACTTCCCACAGAAATTTGCCATGAGAGCTCATGCTCACCTGAGACCCTTAACAAG AGTTCTTCCCCAACCAAGTCTTTCCCTCACCAGTTGCCTAATAAAGACAAGGAGAAGGATGTGGGGGTGTGGAAAGGAAATGTTGATCAGTGGAAACCCTTGAATTGTCTTGTTGAAGCTGCCAACAGGACGAAGTCCTCTAAACATAATCTACAATACTCAGCACCTGTCAATGCTCTTGATAGTGCAGTACATGTACCTAATAGTGCAATACATGTACCTAAAATCAAGATTAAGGAACATAAACACAAATCGAAACTCAAAGATGACCAGAGTAAAATATTATCACTACTGGGGCTGGTCAAAAGAAGAAGGTTGGCTGCAGTAGATCAGAAAAATACAGTTGGCAGGTCGTCTGCCTCAGCACAGGCTATGCTTAATGTGCATGGAGGTAAAAAGAACAGAAGAAACTGTCCTATTTGGTTCTCATTGGTTGCCTCAGAAGATCA GGAAGGAGACATTCCCTTGCCGCAGATATCTGCATGTTACTTGAGGATAAA GAATGGTAATTTGCCCGTCTCATTTATCCAGAAGTACCTTGTAAAGAAACTTGATCTTACAGGTGAAGCCGAG GTGGAGATATTGTGCCACGGTCAGCCGGTGCTTCCAACATTGCAGTTACAGAGCTTAGCAGATTTGTGGTTGCAGATGGCTTCAACTTCGAAAGAAAGAGTACCAGCATATGTGGGCAGCTCGGCCAAGGACTTTGTGATGGCTTTATCCTACTCTCGAAGGGTCCTGCCCCACTAG
- the LOC131333399 gene encoding phospholipid-transporting ATPase 1, giving the protein MASYRPLLIPSPRTPGTQDLLPYTPLSTDPLKPIPKPEVLGMDSGVNPIDNHPSVHDAILLKSPSSRRSISSAQSRASGANSVQSRGLGTTSSREVSFVDSEPKPIRYGSSRGADSEGLSTSQKEINDEDARLVYINDPAKTNEKFEFKGNSIKTSKYSFLTFLPRNLFEQFRRVAYIYFLVIAVLNQLPQLAVFGRGASILPLAFVLFVTAVKDAYEDWRRHKSDRVENNRLAMVLVNDQFCQKKWKDIRVGEVIKISANETIPCDMVLLSTSDPTGVAYVQTINLDGESNLKTRYAKQETLSTVPEKDKISGLIKCEKPNRNIYGFQGNMEIDGKRVSLGPSNIILRGCEIKNTIWVLGVAVYAGRETKAMLNNSGAPSKRSRLETRMNREIIILSVFLVCLCTIVCIGAGVWLRRYKDELDIIPFFRKADFSDGDESDHNYYGWGMQIFFTFLMAVIVFQIMIPISLYISMELVRVGQAYFMIRDAQMYDEASDSRFQCRALNINEDLGQIKYVFSDKTGTLTENKMEFQCASIWAVDYSDSKTSSQGEQVGFLAQVLVDGQILRPKMNVKVDPELLRLSKTIKDTKESKHVHDFFLALAACNTIVPLLVETSDPTVKLIDYQGESPDEQALVYAAAAYGFVLIERTSGHIVIDVQGEKQRFNVLGLHEFDSDRKRMSVILGCPDRSVKVFVKGADTTMLSAAKKSLNLDVIRATEAHLHSYSSVGLRTLVVGMRELSASEFEQWQSSYETASTALIGRAVLLRKVASNVENNLIILGASGIEDKLQQGVPEAIEALRVAGIKVWVLTGDKQETAISIGYSSRLLTGTMTQIVINNNSRESCKKSLDDALVMSQKLMTLSGAMTNTEGSSGASASPLALIIDGTSLVYILDTELENQLFQLASRCSVVLCCRVAPLQKAGIVALIKNRTDDMTLAIGDGANDVSMIQMADVGVGITGQEGRQAVMASDFSMGQFRFLVPLLFVHGHWNYQRMSYMLLYNFYRNAVFVFVLFWYVLFTCYTLTTAITEWSSVLYSVIYTSFPTIVVGVLDKDLSRTTLLKYPQLYGAGQKEESYNGKLFWLTMIDTLWQSVAVVFLPLFAYWQSTIDDSSLGDIWTLAVVIAVNIHLAMDVMRWTWITHASVWGSILATSLAVLIIDAIPILPGYWAIFHLAGTGKFWLCLLGAPVGALIPRFVVKLLVQRYCPNDIQIAREAEKFGSLREELEGTEIEMNPIIDHPNR; this is encoded by the exons ATGGCCTCTTACCGGCCCCTTTTGATCCCTTCCCCTCGAACACCAGGCACCCAAGACCTGCTGCCGTACACACCCCTCTCAACTGATCCGTTAAAACCCATTCCCAAACCTGAGGTGTTAGGGATGGATTCTGGTGTTAATCCAATTGACAATCACCCTTCAGTTCATGATGCCATCTTATTGAAGTCACCATCTTCAAGAAGAAGCATTTCATCAGCCCAATCCAGAGCTTCAGGTGCAAATTCTGTCCAATCCAGAGGTTTGGGCACGACTTCAAGCCGGGAGGTGAGTTTTGTTGATTCGGAACCCAAACCCATTCGGTATGGGTCATCAAGGGGTGCTGATTCTGAAGGGCTCAGCACGTCCCAGAAAGAGATAAACGATGAGGATGCAAGGCTAGTCTACATAAACGACCCTGCAAAGACAAATGAAAAGTTTGAGTTTAAAGGAAATTCCATTAAGACCTCGAAATACTCTTTCTTAACCTTCTTGCCTCGAAATCTGTTTGAACAGTTTCGCAGAGTTGCATACATCTATTTCCTTGTGATTGCTGTCCTCAACCAGCTTCCACAGCTTGCAGTCTTTGGTAGGGGAGCTTCCATCTTGCCATTAGCCTTTGTGCTATTTGTTACTGCAGTCAAGGATGCATATGAGGACTGGAGGCGGCACAAGTCTGACCGAGTTGAGAACAACCGATTGGCAATGGTTTTGGTAAACGATCAGTTTTGTCAGAAGAAGTGGAAGGATATTAGGGTTGGCGAGGTCATAAAAATTTCAGCAAACGAAACTATTCCCTGTGATATGGTGCTTCTCTCAACCAGTGACCCAACTGGTGTTGCCTATGTCCAGACCATTAATTTGGACGGGGAGTCGAATTTGAAGACACGGTATGCGAAACAGGAAACCCTTTCGACAGTACCTGAGAAGGACAAGATTAGTGGGTTGATCAAGTGTGAGAAACCTAATAGGAACATTTATGGATTCCAAGGTAATATGGAAATTGATGGGAAACGGGTTTCTCTTGGACCATCCAATATTATTCTCAGAGGCTGTGAGATCAAGAACACCATTTGGGTACTTGGGGTTGCAGTATATGCTGGCAGGGAGACCAAGGCTATGCTCAACAACTCTGGAGCTCCATCTAAGCGGAGCCGACTTGAGACCCGTATGAATCGAGAGATCATTATCCTCTCTGTGtttcttgtttgtttgtgtACTATAGTCTGCATTGGTGCCGGTGTTTGGCTACGGCGATATAAAGACGAACTGGATATCATACCCTTTTTCAGGAAAGCAGATTTCTCCGATGGGGATGAATCAGACCATAATTATTATGGATGGGGGATGCAGATATTTTTTACATTTCTCATGGCAGTTATTGTGTTCCAGATTATGATTCCAATTTCTTTGTACATTTCTATGGAGCTTGTTCGTGTTGGTCAGGCTTATTTCATGATCAGGGATGCCCAAATGTACGATGAAGCATCAGATTCAAGATTTCAGTGTAGGGCCTTAAATATTAATGAAGATCTTGGACAAATAAAGTATGTATTCTCAGACAAAACTGGCACCTTAACTGAGAACAAGATGGAATTTCAATGTGCTAGCATTTGGGCTGTAGATTACAGTGATTCAAAAACTAGTTCACAAGGCGAGCAAGTTGGATTCTTGGCTCAAG TATTAGTGGACGGACAAATTTTGAGGCCAAAGATGAATGTGAAGGTTGACCCAGAACTTCTACGATTATCAAAGACTATAAAGGATACAAAGGAAAGCAAACATGTACATGACTTCTTCCTTGCACTGGCCGCTTGCAACACAATTGTGCCTCTTCTTGTAGAGACATCAGATCCAACAGTGAAGTTGATAGACTATCAGGGAGAATCTCCAGATGAACAAGCGTTGGTTTATGCTGCTGCTGCATATGGTTTTGTTCTTATAGAGCGAACCTCCGGGCACATAGTTATAGATGTTCAAGGAGAAAAACAAAG GTTTAATGTTTTGGGTTTGCACGAGTTTGATAGTGATCGGAAGCGGATGTCGGTCATATTAGGCTGTCCTGACAGAAGTGTAAAAGTCTTTGTAAAAGGAGCTGACACAACAATGTTAAGTGCAGCAAAGAAATCCTTGAATTTGGACGTAATACGTGCAACTGAAGCCCATCTTCACTCATACTCGTCTGTTGGTTTGAGAACCCTTGTTGTGGGAATGAGGGAACTCAGTGCTTCAGAATTCGAGCAATGGCAGTCTTCTTATGAGACAGCAAGCACTGCTTTGATTGGAAGGGCAGTGTTACTCCGCAAGGTTGCTAGTAATGTAGAAAACAATCTGATTATATTGGGGGCCTCGGGGATCGAAGATAAACTGCAACAAGGCGTGCCAGAAGCCATAGAGGCTCTCAGAGTTGCAGGTATTAAGGTCTGGGTTTTAACCGGGGACAAGCAAGAAACTGCTATTTCCATTGGCTACTCCTCCAGACTTTTAACTGGCACAATGACCCAGATTGTAATAAACAACAACTCCAGGGAGTCATGTAAAAAAAGTTTAGATGATGCTTTGGTTATGTCTCAGAAGCTCATGACACTGTCTGGTGCTATGACCAATACTGAAGGAAGTTCTGGAGCCAGTGCAAGTCCTCTTGCACTGATCATTGATGGGACAAGTCTTGTTTACATACTTGACACTGAGCTTGAAAACCAG CTATTCCAATTAGCTAGTAGATGTTCTGTCGTTTTATGCTGCCGAGTGGCTCCTTTGCAAAAGGCTGGAATTGTTGCCCTCATAAAGAACAGGACAGACGATATGACACTTGCTATTGGGGATG GTGCTAATGATGTTTCAATGATCCAAATGGCTGATGTGGGAGTTGGCATTACTGGGCAAGAGGGTAGGCAAGCTGTCATGGCATCAGATTTTTCAATGGGGCAGTTCAGATTTTTGGTTCCCCTTTTATTTGTTCATGGACATTGGAACTACCAGCGGATGAGCTATATGCTATTATACAATTTTTACAGGAATGCGGTGTTTGTTTTTGTCTTATTTTG GTATGTGCTTTTCACTTGTTATACTTTAACTACTGCAATAACTGAGTGGAGCAGCGTCTTGTATTCGGTGATTTACACATCATTTCCTACAATCGTTGTTGGAGTTCTTGACAAGGACCTAAGTAGAACGACTCTGCTAAAGTATCCTCAGCTCTATGGGGCTGGACAGAAAGAAGAAAGCTATAATGGAAAGCTGTTTTGGTTGACAATGATAGACACACTGTGGCAAAGTGTAGCTGTCGTCTTTCTGCCTCTCTTTGCGTACTGGCAAAGCACCATTGATGATTCAAGCCTCGGAGATATTTGGACACTTGCGGTCGTCATTGCGGTTAATATTCACTTAGCCATGGATGTGATGCGGTGGACTTGGATTACTCATGCAAGTGTTTGGGGCTCTATACTTGCTACATCCCTTGCTGTCCTCATCATTGATGCTATACCAATTTTACCTGGTTACTG GGCTATATTTCATCTTGCCGGGACAGGAAAGTTTTGGTTGTGCTTGCTTGGTGCCCCAGTGGGAGCATTGATTCCTCGTTTCGTTGTAAAACTTTTGGTACAACGCTATTGCCCGAATGATATTCAGATTGCAAGAGAAGCAGAGAAGTTTGGGAGTCTTAGGGAAGAGTTAGAAGGTACAGAAATAGAAATGAACCCGATTATCGACCATCCGAATAGATAA
- the LOC131333405 gene encoding wound-induced protein WIN1, whose product MGSAFLDLRVALVIISFATAAIGAAAQQCGRQAGGQLCPGNQCCSQWGYCGTTDDYCLPSNNCQSNCKPSGGGGGGGGEGASNVRATYHFYNPEQVGWDLNAVSAYCSTWDANKPLAWRKKYGWTAFCGPVGARGQASCGKCLRVTNTWTGAQTTVRIVDQCSNGGLDLDAGVFRQLDTDGRGNAQGHLIVNYQFVSCGDGVQLQPLMSVLDDVQP is encoded by the exons ATGGGTTCAGCTTTCTTAGATCTGCGCGTGGCGCTTGTGATCATAAGCTTCGCCACCGCCGCCATAGGTGCAGCTGCCCAGCAGTGCGGGCGGCAGGCTGGCGGCCAGTTGTGCCCGGGCAACCAGTGCTGCAGCCAGTGGGGTTACTGCGGGACAACCGACGACTATTGCCTGCCTTCCAATAACTGCCAGAGTAACTGCAAGCCTAGCGGcggaggtggaggtggcggTGGCGAAGGCGCCTCCAACGTGCGTGCAACGTACCATTTCTACAACCCGGAGCAGGTGGGATGGGACTTGAACGCCGTTAGTGCTTACTGCTCCACGTGGGATGCTAACAAGCCTCTCGCATGGCGGAAGAAGTACGGGTGGACTGCCTTCTGCGGCCCCGTTGGTGCTCGAGGCCAAGCTTCTTGTGGGAAGTGCTTACGG GTAACAAATACATGGACTGGTGCTCAAACCACAGTGAGGATAGTTGACCAGTGCAGCAACGGAGGGCTAGACTTGGATGCCGGTGTTTTCCGGCAACTGGACACTGATGGAAGAGGAAATGCACAAGGCCACCTCATTGTTAACTACCAGTTCGTCAGCTGCGGCGATGGGGTCCAACTCCAACCTTTAATGTCTGTTCTCGACGATGTTCAACCTTAG
- the LOC131333406 gene encoding sec-independent protein translocase protein TATA, chloroplastic codes for MAVSISSSLFSLSPTIPKTSPSSLKSLSFSYSNSASFSKSLTHQISRGNNSARVPGRVRTRSRVLTCKSFFGLGVPELVVIAGVAALVFGPKKLPEVGRSIGKTVKSFQQAAKEFETELKKEPDSEIETPVEKAAPASEEEREVNVSSTKGGSL; via the exons ATGGCGGTCTCAATctcatcctctctcttctctctctctccaacaattCCGAAAACCTCACCTTCTTCTTTAAagtctctctccttctcttatTCCAACTCAGCCTCGTTCAGCAAGTCGTTGACCCACCAAATTAGCAGGGGCAACAACAGTGCTCGGGTTCCGGGTCGGGTCAGAACCCGGTCCAGGGTCCTGACCTGCAAAAGTTTTTTCGGGCTTGGGGTGCCGGAGCTGGTGGTGATAGCCGGCGTCGCCGCCCTCGTTTTCGGCCCGAAGAAGTTGCCTGAAGTCGGCCGCAGCATTGGCAAGACGGTCAAGAGCTTCCAACAG GCGGCAAAGGAGTTCGAGACAGAGCTGAAAAAAGAACCTGATTCTGAAATAGAGACCCCCGTGGAGAAAGCTGCACCAGCAagtgaagaggagagagaagtaAATGTCTCAAGCACAAAGGGGGGGAGCTTATGA